In Streptomyces sp. NBC_01439, the following are encoded in one genomic region:
- a CDS encoding LysE family translocator encodes MTEVIAVAVITLLAVISPGADFAMVVRNSYLYGRPTGLFAAAGVAAGVLVHVSYTMLGVGLLIASSTALFTVIKLAGAAYLVWIGIRTFRARAEVTVDLESKPQLTRLGAMRSGFLTNVLNPKTTLFVVSTFTQVVNPQTPVWQQVGYGLFMSAAHLGWFGAVALFFSVSRLRDRMLKAQKALNRAIGSVLVGLGVGLGFAR; translated from the coding sequence TCGCTGTTATTACCCTCCTCGCCGTGATCAGTCCCGGTGCCGACTTCGCCATGGTGGTCCGCAACAGCTATCTCTACGGGCGCCCCACCGGGCTGTTCGCCGCCGCCGGGGTCGCGGCCGGGGTGCTGGTCCACGTCTCCTACACGATGCTCGGGGTCGGTCTGTTGATCGCCTCCTCCACCGCGCTGTTCACCGTGATCAAGCTGGCGGGTGCGGCCTATCTGGTGTGGATCGGGATACGCACCTTCCGGGCGCGGGCCGAGGTGACCGTCGACCTGGAGTCGAAGCCGCAGCTGACCCGGCTGGGGGCGATGCGGTCGGGGTTCTTGACCAATGTGCTCAATCCGAAGACGACGCTGTTCGTGGTGTCGACCTTCACGCAGGTGGTGAACCCGCAGACGCCGGTGTGGCAGCAGGTGGGCTACGGGCTGTTCATGTCGGCGGCGCACCTGGGCTGGTTCGGGGCGGTGGCGCTGTTCTTCTCCGTCTCACGGCTGCGCGACCGGATGCTGAAGGCGCAGAAGGCGCTGAACCGGGCCATCGGGTCGGTGCTGGTGGGGCTGGGGGTGGGGTTGGGGTTCGCCCGTTGA
- a CDS encoding thioesterase family protein, translating into MGAVEGFFERVDAGRFLATEYTRGPWDPGSQHAGPPAALLGRAVEERPGARTDMRTARITYEILRPVPIGELEVTTSVLRAGRGTEVVEAALAPAGGAPVMLARALRIRVAEEAVPAVVPGPQLPPPGEVEVTPFFPVPWETGYHSAMETRFTEGAFVELGPGTCWMRMKVPLIAGEETRPLDRVLIAADSGNGISSVMDFGRYVFINGDLTVHLHRHPVGEWACVEARTSVDAAGIGLADALLHDEKGPIGRSAQSLFVAPR; encoded by the coding sequence ATGGGTGCTGTCGAGGGGTTCTTCGAGAGGGTCGATGCCGGGCGGTTCCTGGCCACCGAGTACACGCGGGGGCCGTGGGACCCGGGCTCGCAGCATGCCGGGCCGCCGGCCGCGCTGCTCGGGCGGGCCGTCGAGGAGCGGCCGGGTGCGCGGACGGACATGCGGACCGCCCGGATCACGTACGAGATCCTGCGCCCGGTGCCGATCGGCGAGCTGGAGGTCACCACCAGTGTGCTGCGGGCCGGGCGCGGGACCGAGGTGGTCGAGGCGGCCCTCGCGCCGGCGGGCGGCGCGCCCGTGATGCTGGCGCGGGCCCTGCGGATCCGGGTCGCGGAGGAGGCCGTTCCGGCCGTGGTCCCGGGGCCGCAGTTGCCGCCGCCCGGGGAGGTGGAGGTGACGCCGTTCTTCCCGGTGCCGTGGGAGACGGGCTACCACTCGGCCATGGAGACCCGGTTCACCGAGGGCGCCTTCGTCGAGCTGGGTCCCGGTACCTGCTGGATGCGGATGAAGGTGCCGCTCATCGCCGGTGAGGAGACCAGGCCGCTGGACCGGGTGCTGATCGCCGCCGATTCGGGGAACGGGATCAGTTCGGTGATGGACTTCGGGCGGTACGTCTTCATCAACGGTGACCTGACCGTCCACCTGCACCGCCATCCGGTGGGCGAGTGGGCGTGCGTGGAGGCCCGTACGAGTGTGGACGCGGCCGGGATCGGGCTGGCGGACGCGCTGCTGCACGATGAGAAGGGGCCCATCGGGCGGAGCGCGCAGAGTTTGTTCGTGGCACCCCGGTAA
- a CDS encoding serine/threonine-protein kinase — translation MEALRDTDPAHIGAQALLARLGAGGMGQVYLGRSPGGRLVAIKVIKEEITGHPEALARFRREVETVRAVRSAYTANLIDASLAAPPYWLATEYVAGPTLSDAVRAYGALPAAACRRLFAALAEGLASVHAYGVTHRDLKPQNVILGSQGPQLIDFGIAKGVAETALTQDGTAPGTPGYTAPEVLLRGEAADAADVFALGATIAYAATGRAPYGVGDPTTVNFRAVHGEIDVEGVEPDLAALVKACVATEPGARPVLAEIIRRCAVDSALVDDPVYAALTRAAGGAAQVPGLPSTIGPGLPVGSGYVPTYVPAGQTQDQGQGQVQGAGWRRPPRWALAAVSGLAVGGLVTGGYLFLKDGDGEEAGGGSRAGGAPSSPATPGGPSGPSGAGQPASSPSASSGGGAGGSEAVPDHIEPNKVSRDLWTGGGPGGGGCSLPAEERAEFLVGSVVDADDPTAQTVTGKVKIRVYLKPYNTEKGAYAVSVGVKAPHEIDVTTQRPYEFVKDYNHSIGYTSKPVDLKDPATGGEVELTYPDDFATQLVDNEGTKKKFPAIPLANDPGDWTVLVYRVRGIKEYSSVYCTGFPVK, via the coding sequence ATGGAGGCCCTCAGAGATACGGATCCCGCGCACATCGGGGCGCAGGCACTGCTGGCCCGGCTCGGCGCCGGTGGCATGGGGCAGGTGTACCTCGGGCGGTCACCGGGTGGCCGGCTGGTCGCCATCAAGGTGATCAAGGAAGAGATCACCGGGCATCCGGAGGCCCTCGCGCGGTTCCGCCGGGAGGTCGAGACGGTCCGCGCGGTGCGCTCCGCGTACACCGCGAACCTGATCGACGCCTCGCTGGCGGCGCCTCCCTACTGGCTCGCCACCGAGTACGTGGCCGGGCCGACCCTGAGCGACGCGGTGCGTGCGTACGGTGCTCTGCCCGCCGCCGCGTGCCGCAGGCTGTTCGCCGCGCTGGCGGAGGGCCTGGCCAGTGTGCACGCGTACGGGGTGACGCACCGGGACCTCAAGCCGCAGAACGTCATCCTGGGCTCGCAGGGGCCGCAGCTGATCGACTTCGGCATCGCCAAGGGCGTGGCCGAGACGGCTCTCACGCAGGACGGCACTGCTCCGGGCACTCCCGGTTACACGGCTCCCGAGGTGTTGTTGCGGGGCGAGGCGGCGGATGCCGCGGACGTCTTCGCGCTGGGCGCCACGATCGCCTATGCGGCGACGGGCCGGGCACCGTACGGGGTGGGGGACCCGACCACCGTCAACTTCCGTGCGGTCCACGGCGAGATCGACGTCGAGGGCGTGGAGCCGGACCTGGCCGCGCTGGTCAAGGCCTGCGTGGCGACGGAGCCGGGGGCCCGGCCCGTTCTCGCCGAGATCATCCGGCGCTGTGCGGTGGACTCGGCCCTGGTCGACGACCCGGTGTACGCGGCGTTGACCAGGGCCGCGGGCGGGGCCGCGCAGGTGCCGGGGCTGCCGTCCACGATCGGCCCGGGGCTGCCGGTCGGCTCGGGCTACGTGCCGACGTACGTTCCCGCCGGCCAGACCCAGGACCAGGGTCAGGGGCAGGTCCAGGGTGCCGGTTGGCGGCGTCCGCCGCGGTGGGCGCTGGCGGCCGTCAGCGGTCTGGCGGTGGGCGGCCTCGTCACCGGCGGGTACCTGTTCCTCAAGGACGGGGACGGCGAGGAGGCCGGGGGAGGGTCGCGGGCGGGGGGTGCTCCGAGCAGCCCGGCCACGCCGGGCGGACCGTCCGGACCGTCCGGTGCCGGCCAGCCGGCTTCGAGCCCCTCCGCCTCCTCCGGGGGCGGAGCAGGTGGTTCGGAGGCCGTGCCCGACCACATCGAGCCGAACAAGGTGTCGCGGGACCTGTGGACCGGAGGCGGTCCGGGTGGTGGGGGCTGCAGTCTGCCCGCGGAGGAGCGGGCGGAGTTCCTCGTGGGTTCCGTCGTCGACGCCGACGACCCGACCGCGCAGACGGTCACGGGCAAGGTCAAGATCCGTGTGTATCTGAAGCCGTACAACACGGAGAAGGGCGCCTACGCGGTCTCCGTCGGGGTCAAGGCCCCGCACGAGATCGACGTGACCACCCAGCGCCCCTACGAGTTCGTCAAGGACTACAACCACAGCATCGGTTACACCAGCAAGCCGGTCGACCTGAAGGACCCGGCCACCGGGGGCGAGGTGGAGCTCACGTATCCGGACGACTTCGCCACGCAGTTGGTGGACAACGAGGGAACGAAGAAGAAGTTTCCGGCCATCCCGCTCGCCAACGACCCCGGCGACTGGACTGTGCTCGTCTACCGGGTCCGGGGGATCAAGGAGTACAGCAGTGTCTATTGCACCGGCTTTCCGGTGAAATAG
- a CDS encoding C40 family peptidase: protein MRKFWMASGLGIGACLTFVALLVVGTYSAAAGIANGGRQGAVGLVKGSVPAVYQPLVEKWGNLCPALNPALLAAQLYTESGWKPNVVSHADARGIAQFIPGTWATYGVDGDGDGDRDIWDPKDAIPSAASYDCQLAKDVAQVPGDRSDNMLAAYNAGPYRVIKAGGVPPISETQGYVKSIRSLEKSFARPVGRVAPSQQAAGAIYFAQKQLGTPYLWGGNGTPDQDGRFDCSGLTKAAYETVGIELPRVANDQYNAGAHPTRDQLLPGDLVFFSDDLTNSREIRHVGLYVGGGYMINAPYTGAVIRFDKIDTPDYFGATRVTKDGAEALPTRPAATPAP, encoded by the coding sequence GTGCGCAAGTTCTGGATGGCAAGCGGGCTCGGGATCGGTGCGTGCCTGACCTTCGTGGCCCTGCTGGTCGTCGGCACGTATTCGGCGGCGGCAGGGATCGCGAACGGCGGCAGGCAAGGTGCCGTTGGACTGGTCAAGGGGTCGGTTCCGGCGGTCTACCAGCCGCTGGTGGAGAAGTGGGGAAACCTTTGCCCCGCTCTCAACCCGGCGCTGCTGGCAGCGCAGCTCTACACGGAGAGCGGCTGGAAGCCGAACGTGGTGAGTCACGCCGACGCGCGCGGCATCGCCCAGTTCATCCCCGGAACCTGGGCCACTTACGGTGTCGACGGTGACGGTGACGGCGATCGTGACATCTGGGATCCCAAGGACGCCATTCCCTCGGCCGCTTCGTACGACTGCCAACTCGCCAAGGACGTCGCCCAAGTACCGGGGGATCGTTCTGACAATATGCTCGCCGCCTACAACGCCGGCCCCTATCGCGTGATCAAGGCCGGGGGCGTGCCTCCGATCAGCGAGACGCAGGGCTACGTGAAGTCCATCAGGTCCCTGGAGAAGAGCTTCGCGCGGCCCGTCGGGCGGGTGGCGCCCTCGCAACAGGCCGCCGGGGCGATCTACTTCGCGCAGAAGCAGCTCGGGACGCCGTATCTGTGGGGTGGGAACGGGACGCCCGATCAGGACGGGCGGTTCGACTGTTCCGGCTTGACCAAGGCTGCGTACGAGACCGTGGGGATCGAGTTGCCGCGAGTGGCGAACGACCAGTACAACGCCGGGGCGCACCCCACCCGCGATCAACTCCTGCCCGGTGACCTCGTCTTCTTCTCCGACGATCTGACGAACTCTCGGGAGATCCGGCACGTCGGGCTCTACGTGGGCGGCGGGTACATGATCAACGCCCCGTACACCGGCGCCGTCATCCGGTTCGACAAGATCGACACCCCTGACTACTTCGGCGCGACGCGCGTGACCAAGGACGGTGCGGAGGCCCTTCCGACGCGCCCCGCCGCCACTCCGGCGCCTTAG
- a CDS encoding phosphatase PAP2 family protein has protein sequence MAGLTTGGPNVDVSLLYEINGAARHAPAWLDRVVSLAGEYGILLALVLLVLWCWHGTRRQDGATTVETFAALVWAPLAAVLALLVNVPLREFVGRQRPFRQHEGLQVIDPGWGWGLGRTEFSFVSGHTTLAMALGVGLFVANRKFGLLGIGLAFVEGLCRVYMGIHYPTDVIGGLALGTAVVLLLAPLAMAALTPVVRAVARSRRGGWLVRAENPALPRPVGLPQAPTPPAGQRTHESDLAA, from the coding sequence ATGGCTGGACTCACAACAGGTGGGCCGAACGTGGATGTCAGCCTGCTGTACGAGATCAACGGAGCCGCCCGGCACGCCCCGGCGTGGCTGGACCGGGTCGTGAGCCTGGCCGGGGAGTACGGGATCCTGCTGGCCCTGGTGCTCCTGGTCCTGTGGTGCTGGCACGGGACCCGCCGGCAGGACGGGGCCACCACCGTCGAGACCTTCGCCGCACTCGTCTGGGCCCCGCTGGCCGCCGTACTGGCGCTGCTCGTGAACGTGCCGCTGCGCGAATTCGTGGGGCGGCAGCGGCCGTTCCGCCAACACGAGGGCCTGCAAGTGATCGATCCCGGCTGGGGGTGGGGGCTCGGGCGCACCGAGTTCTCCTTCGTCAGCGGTCACACCACGCTCGCGATGGCCCTGGGCGTGGGCCTGTTCGTGGCGAACCGGAAGTTCGGCCTCCTAGGGATCGGGTTGGCCTTCGTCGAGGGCCTGTGCCGGGTCTACATGGGCATCCACTACCCGACCGACGTCATCGGCGGCCTCGCGCTCGGCACCGCCGTGGTGCTCCTGCTCGCGCCGCTCGCGATGGCGGCGCTGACCCCGGTGGTGCGGGCGGTGGCCCGCTCCCGGCGCGGTGGCTGGCTCGTACGGGCCGAGAACCCGGCGCTGCCCCGGCCGGTCGGCCTCCCGCAGGCACCGACCCCGCCCGCGGGGCAGCGTACGCACGAGAGCGACCTCGCCGCCTGA
- a CDS encoding metal-sensitive transcriptional regulator yields the protein MTTIEAEGSGAVHGYHHQKDEHLKRLRRIEGQIRGLQRLVDEDVYCIDILTQVSASTKALQSFALQLLEEHLRHCVADAAVKGGAEIDAKVEEATKAIARLLRT from the coding sequence ATGACGACCATCGAGGCGGAGGGCTCCGGAGCCGTCCACGGCTACCACCACCAAAAGGACGAGCACCTCAAGCGACTGCGCCGGATCGAGGGCCAGATCCGCGGCCTCCAGCGGCTCGTCGACGAGGACGTCTACTGCATCGACATACTCACCCAGGTCTCGGCGAGCACGAAGGCACTGCAGTCCTTCGCGCTCCAGCTGCTGGAGGAACACCTGCGGCACTGCGTCGCCGACGCCGCGGTCAAGGGCGGCGCCGAGATCGACGCCAAGGTCGAGGAAGCCACCAAGGCAATCGCCCGCCTCCTGCGCACCTGA
- a CDS encoding DUF47 domain-containing protein produces the protein MRFRLTPRETSFYDMFAASADNIVTGSKLLMELLGADASARAEIAERMRAAEHAGDDATHAIFHQLNSSFITPFDREDIYNLASSLDDIMDFMEEAVDLVVLYNVEELPKGVEQQIEVLARAAELTAEAMPHLRTMDNLTEYWIEVNRLENQADQIHRKLLAQLFNGKYDAIEVLKLKQIVDVLEEAADAFEHVANTVETIAVKES, from the coding sequence GTGCGATTTCGTCTGACCCCCAGGGAGACGAGCTTCTACGACATGTTCGCCGCATCCGCGGACAACATCGTCACGGGCTCCAAGCTCCTGATGGAACTGCTCGGAGCGGATGCCTCCGCCCGGGCCGAGATCGCGGAGCGGATGCGGGCAGCAGAGCACGCGGGGGACGACGCCACTCACGCGATCTTCCACCAGCTGAACTCCTCCTTCATCACGCCGTTCGACCGCGAGGACATCTACAACCTGGCCTCGTCGCTCGACGACATCATGGACTTCATGGAGGAGGCCGTCGACCTCGTCGTCCTCTACAACGTGGAGGAGCTCCCCAAGGGTGTCGAGCAGCAGATCGAGGTGCTGGCGCGGGCGGCCGAGCTGACCGCGGAGGCCATGCCGCACCTGCGGACGATGGACAACCTCACCGAGTACTGGATCGAGGTCAACCGCCTTGAGAACCAGGCCGACCAGATCCACCGCAAGCTGCTCGCCCAGCTCTTCAACGGCAAGTACGACGCCATCGAGGTGCTGAAGCTCAAGCAGATCGTCGACGTGCTCGAAGAGGCGGCCGACGCGTTCGAGCACGTTGCGAACACGGTGGAGACCATCGCGGTCAAGGAGTCCTGA
- a CDS encoding inorganic phosphate transporter: MDTFALVVTIGVALGFTYTNGFHDSANAIATSVSTRALTPRAALAMAAVMNLAGAFLGSGVAKTVSQGLIETPTGSTGMWILFAALVGAIVWNLITWYFGLPSSSSHALFGGMVGAALAGGTEVIWSGVLDKVVIPMFVSPVVGLVVGYLVMVAILWMFRRSNPHKAKHGFRIAQTVSAAAMALGHGLQDAQKTMGIVVMALVIADVQSADAPIPVWVKVVCAVMLSLGTYAGGWRIMRTLGRKIIELDPPQGFAAETTGASIMFGSAYLFHAPISTTHVITSAIMGVGATKRVNAVRWGVAKNIILGWFITMPAAAVVAALCFWVVDLAFA; the protein is encoded by the coding sequence GTGGACACCTTTGCTCTGGTCGTGACCATCGGTGTCGCGCTCGGCTTCACATATACGAACGGTTTCCACGACTCGGCGAACGCGATCGCGACGTCCGTTTCGACGAGGGCGCTGACCCCGCGGGCGGCGCTGGCGATGGCGGCCGTGATGAACCTCGCCGGCGCCTTCCTGGGCAGCGGCGTGGCCAAGACGGTCAGCCAGGGCCTGATCGAGACGCCCACCGGATCCACGGGCATGTGGATCCTCTTCGCGGCGCTGGTCGGTGCGATCGTCTGGAACCTGATCACCTGGTACTTCGGGCTGCCCTCGTCTTCCTCGCACGCGTTGTTCGGCGGCATGGTGGGCGCGGCCCTGGCCGGCGGCACGGAGGTGATCTGGTCGGGGGTCCTCGACAAGGTCGTCATCCCGATGTTCGTCTCGCCGGTCGTCGGTCTGGTCGTCGGCTACCTGGTGATGGTGGCCATCCTGTGGATGTTCCGCCGGTCCAACCCGCACAAGGCGAAGCACGGCTTCCGTATCGCGCAGACGGTCTCGGCGGCCGCGATGGCGCTCGGCCACGGTCTGCAGGACGCGCAGAAGACGATGGGCATCGTCGTGATGGCCCTGGTCATCGCCGACGTGCAGAGCGCGGATGCGCCGATCCCGGTCTGGGTCAAGGTCGTGTGCGCCGTGATGCTGTCGCTGGGTACGTACGCGGGTGGCTGGCGCATCATGCGTACGCTCGGCCGCAAGATCATCGAGCTGGACCCCCCGCAGGGGTTCGCGGCCGAGACCACCGGCGCCTCGATCATGTTCGGCTCGGCGTACCTCTTCCACGCGCCGATCTCCACCACCCACGTGATCACCTCGGCGATCATGGGTGTGGGCGCGACCAAGCGCGTGAACGCGGTCCGCTGGGGCGTCGCCAAGAACATCATCCTGGGCTGGTTCATCACGATGCCGGCCGCGGCCGTGGTCGCTGCGCTGTGCTTCTGGGTCGTGGACCTGGCGTTCGCGTAG
- the pstB gene encoding phosphate ABC transporter ATP-binding protein PstB gives MAKRIDVSGLSAFYGTHKAIDDISMTVEPRSVTAFIGPSGCGKSTFLRTLNRMHEVTPGGRVEGKVLLDDENLYGTGVDPVAVRRTVGMVFQRPNPFPTMSIFDNVAAGLRLNGKFKKSELTDIVEKSLQGANLWNEVKDRLNKPGSGLSGGQQQRLCIARAIAVEPEVLLMDEPCSALDPISTLAIEDLIGELKERFTIVIVTHNMQQAARVSDRTAFFNLSAVGQPGKLIELDDTDRIFSNPSVQATEDYISGRFG, from the coding sequence ATGGCGAAGCGAATCGACGTCTCCGGACTGTCCGCCTTCTACGGCACCCACAAGGCCATCGACGACATCTCGATGACCGTGGAGCCCCGCTCCGTAACGGCCTTCATCGGCCCCTCCGGCTGCGGCAAGTCCACCTTCCTGCGCACCCTCAACCGCATGCACGAGGTCACCCCCGGCGGCCGCGTCGAGGGCAAGGTCCTGCTGGACGACGAGAACCTGTACGGCACCGGCGTGGACCCCGTCGCGGTCCGCCGCACGGTCGGCATGGTCTTCCAGCGCCCGAACCCCTTCCCCACCATGTCGATCTTCGACAACGTGGCGGCGGGCCTGCGGCTGAACGGCAAGTTCAAGAAGTCCGAGCTCACGGACATCGTCGAGAAGTCGCTCCAGGGCGCCAACCTCTGGAACGAGGTCAAGGACCGCCTGAACAAGCCCGGCTCCGGCCTCTCCGGCGGCCAGCAGCAGCGTCTGTGCATCGCCCGCGCCATCGCGGTCGAGCCCGAGGTCCTGCTGATGGACGAGCCCTGCTCCGCCCTGGACCCGATCTCCACCCTGGCGATCGAGGACCTGATCGGCGAGCTCAAGGAGCGCTTCACGATCGTCATCGTGACGCACAACATGCAGCAGGCGGCCCGCGTCTCGGACCGCACCGCCTTCTTCAACCTCTCGGCCGTCGGCCAGCCCGGCAAGCTCATCGAGCTCGACGACACGGACCGGATCTTCTCGAACCCGTCCGTCCAGGCGACCGAGGACTACATCTCGGGTCGCTTCGGCTAA
- the pstA gene encoding phosphate ABC transporter permease PstA produces the protein MSHAIQDQRPTRARKSAAPAGLTRGGLPRWAPAAIAALSIALGCGIGLAFGLQSKIQWGLLAALLFIAVTYTASAVIENGRQAKDRVATSLVWVCFVLAVIPLLSLMWTTISRGLKLLSGNFLSHSMNGVTSFDEGGGVYHALLGTIEQVALATLIAAPIGLLTAVYLVEYGKGSLAKSVTFFVDVMTGIPSIVAGLFILTTWNLMLGFGPSGFAGAMALSILMMPVVVRSTEEMLKLVPNELREAALALGVPKWRVILKVVLPTAIGGISTGLMLAVARIAGETAPIMLLVFGSQLINGNPFEGAQSSLPLYIWEQYKVGSEASYDRAWAAALVLIAFVMILNLVARGIARWKAPKTGR, from the coding sequence ATGAGCCACGCAATCCAGGACCAGCGGCCCACCCGGGCCCGCAAGTCCGCCGCCCCCGCCGGCCTCACCCGCGGCGGCCTGCCCCGCTGGGCCCCGGCGGCCATCGCAGCCCTCTCGATCGCCCTCGGCTGCGGCATCGGCCTCGCCTTCGGCCTCCAGAGCAAGATCCAGTGGGGTCTGCTCGCGGCACTGCTCTTCATCGCCGTCACGTACACCGCCAGCGCGGTGATCGAGAACGGCCGCCAGGCCAAGGACCGCGTCGCGACCTCCCTCGTGTGGGTCTGCTTCGTCCTCGCGGTCATCCCGCTGCTCTCGCTGATGTGGACCACGATCAGCCGCGGCCTGAAGCTCCTGAGCGGCAACTTCCTCAGCCACTCGATGAACGGCGTGACCAGCTTCGACGAGGGCGGCGGCGTCTACCACGCCCTGCTCGGAACCATCGAACAGGTCGCCCTCGCCACGCTGATCGCGGCCCCCATCGGCCTGCTGACCGCCGTCTACCTGGTCGAGTACGGCAAGGGCAGCCTCGCCAAGTCCGTCACCTTCTTCGTCGACGTCATGACCGGCATCCCCTCCATCGTCGCGGGCCTGTTCATCCTGACGACCTGGAACCTGATGCTCGGCTTCGGCCCGTCCGGCTTCGCCGGCGCCATGGCCCTGTCGATCCTGATGATGCCGGTCGTGGTCCGCTCCACCGAGGAGATGCTCAAGCTCGTCCCGAACGAGCTGCGCGAGGCCGCCCTCGCCCTCGGTGTGCCGAAGTGGCGCGTGATCCTCAAGGTCGTGCTCCCGACCGCGATCGGCGGCATCTCCACCGGCCTGATGCTGGCCGTCGCCCGCATCGCCGGCGAGACCGCGCCGATCATGCTGCTGGTCTTCGGCTCCCAGCTCATCAACGGCAACCCCTTCGAAGGCGCCCAGTCCTCGCTCCCGCTCTACATTTGGGAGCAGTACAAGGTCGGCAGTGAAGCCTCCTACGACCGGGCATGGGCCGCAGCGCTCGTCCTGATCGCCTTCGTCATGATCCTCAATCTGGTGGCCCGCGGCATCGCCCGCTGGAAGGCCCCGAAGACCGGTCGCTGA
- the pstC gene encoding phosphate ABC transporter permease subunit PstC — MASTTPTQIDTAPPVTRSGGSTGRAGDKIFAGLSKGSGILLLVIMASIAAFLTYRASIALSKNEGNFLTTFDWNASANPPVFGIAVLLFGTVVSSIVAMAIAVPIAVGIALFISHYAPRKLAAPLAYVVDLLAAVPSIIYGIWGALFLVPQLNGLNLWLDEYLGWTYVFEKTQVGVARSLFTVGILLAIMILPIVTSVSREVFLQVPRMNEEAALALGATRWEVIRMSVLPFGRSGVISASMLGLGRALGETMAVATVLSPSFLISGHILNPGGGTFAQNIAAKFDEANEFGRDALIASGLVLFLLTLLVNGAARLIIARRKDFSGANA; from the coding sequence ATGGCTTCCACCACACCCACCCAGATAGACACGGCTCCGCCTGTCACCCGTAGCGGAGGATCCACCGGCCGTGCCGGTGACAAGATCTTCGCCGGGCTCTCCAAGGGCTCCGGCATCCTGCTCCTGGTGATCATGGCGTCGATCGCCGCCTTCCTCACCTACCGCGCCTCGATCGCCCTGTCGAAGAACGAGGGGAACTTCCTCACCACCTTCGACTGGAACGCGTCGGCCAACCCGCCCGTCTTCGGCATCGCCGTCCTGCTCTTCGGCACCGTCGTCAGCTCGATCGTCGCGATGGCCATCGCCGTCCCGATCGCCGTCGGCATCGCCCTGTTCATCTCGCACTACGCGCCGCGCAAGCTGGCCGCGCCCCTCGCCTACGTGGTCGACCTGCTGGCCGCCGTGCCGTCGATCATCTACGGCATCTGGGGCGCCCTCTTCCTCGTCCCGCAACTCAACGGCCTGAACCTCTGGCTGGACGAGTACCTCGGCTGGACGTACGTGTTCGAGAAGACCCAGGTCGGCGTGGCCCGCTCGCTCTTCACCGTCGGCATCCTGCTCGCGATCATGATCCTGCCGATCGTGACCAGCGTCAGCCGCGAGGTCTTCCTCCAGGTCCCGCGCATGAACGAGGAGGCCGCCCTGGCCCTCGGCGCGACCCGCTGGGAGGTCATCCGCATGTCGGTGCTGCCCTTCGGCCGCTCCGGCGTCATCTCCGCCTCGATGCTCGGCCTCGGCCGCGCACTCGGCGAGACCATGGCCGTCGCGACCGTCCTCTCCCCGAGCTTCCTGATCTCCGGCCACATCCTGAACCCGGGCGGCGGCACGTTCGCGCAGAACATCGCCGCGAAGTTCGACGAGGCCAACGAGTTCGGCCGCGACGCGCTGATCGCCTCCGGTCTCGTCCTCTTCCTGCTCACCCTGCTGGTCAACGGTGCAGCTCGCCTGATCATCGCTCGCCGCAAGGACTTCTCGGGGGCGAACGCCTGA